One part of the Rutidosis leptorrhynchoides isolate AG116_Rl617_1_P2 chromosome 1, CSIRO_AGI_Rlap_v1, whole genome shotgun sequence genome encodes these proteins:
- the LOC139886382 gene encoding calcium-dependent protein kinase 26-like isoform X2, whose amino-acid sequence MGNTCRGSFGIKDTPGGLINKPEDQNPSSVLSNNNSLDYNSPTSLISQQLIAQEYSKDPKPTLLPVVLKKDNNTMSRSNQAYYVLGHKTENIRDVYTLGQKLGQGQFGTTYLCTEIATGIDYACKSISKRKLISKEDLEDVRREIQIMHHLAGHKNIVTIKGAYEDQLYVHIVMEVCNGGELFDRIIQRGHYSERKAAELTKIIVGVVEACHSLGVMHRDLKPENFLLVNKDDDFSLKAIDFGLSVFFKPGQIFTDVVGSPYYVAPEVLLKHYGPEADVWTAGVILYILLSGVPPFWAETQQGIFDAVLKGYIDFDSDPWPLISDSAKDLIRKMLCSRPSDRLTAHEVLCHPWICENGVAPDRALDPAVLSRLKQFSAMNKLKKMALRVIAESLSEEEIAGLREMFKAMDTDNSGAITFDELKAGLRKFGSTLKDIEIRDLMDAADVDNSGTIDYGEFVAATIHLNKLEREEHLVAAFQYFDKDGSGYITVDELQQACADHNMTDFLVEDIIKEVDQDNDGRIDYGEFVAMMTKGNAGVGRRTMRNSLNMSMRDAPGAVF is encoded by the exons ATGGGCAATACATGCCGTGGATCTTTTGGAATAAAAGACACACCGGGGGGCTTAATTAATAAGCCTGAAGATCAAAATCCATCTTCCGTTTTATCTAACAACAACTCTTTGGATTACAACTCACCCACTAGTTTAATATCTCAACAACTTATAGCCCAAGAATATTCAAAGGATCCCAAACCCACCCTACTACCTGTTGTTCTCAAGAAAGATAACAATACCATGAGCCGTTCGAATCAAGCTTATTACGTTCTTGGTCATAAGACTGAAAACATTCGTGATGTGTACACGTTAGGTCAAAAGTTAGGACAGGGTCAATTCGGTACTACGTATTTGTGCACCGAGATTGCAACGGGAATAGATTATGCTTGTAAATCAATATCAAAACGTAAGTTGATCTCGAAAGAGGATTTGGAGGATGTTAGGAGAGAGATTCAGATAATGCACCATTTGGCAGGACACAAGAACATAGTGACGATTAAGGGTGCGTATGAGGATCAATTGTACGTTCATATTGTTATGGAAGTCTGCAATGGAGGAGAATTGTTTGACAGGATCATACAGAGAGGACATTATAGTGAGAGGAAGGCTGCTGAGCTCACAAAAATCATTGTTGGTGTTGTTGAAGCATGCCACTCCCTTGGGGTTATGCACAgagatttaaaaccagaaaatttCTTGTTGGTTAACAAAGATGATGATTTCTCCCTTAAGGCCATTGATTTTGGACTATCTGTTTTCTTCAAGCCAG GTCAAATTTTCACAGATGTGGTAGGAAGCCCGTATTATGTGGCACCTGAAGTACTTTTGAAGCATTATGGTCCAGAAGCAGATGTATGGACTGCAGGGGTGATACTTTACATACTACTCAGTGGTGTGCCTCCATTTTGGGctg AAACACAACAGGGGATATTTGACGCAGTTTTGAAGGGATACATAGATTTTGATTCAGACCCGTGGCCCCTTATATCCGACAGTGCAAAGGATCTGATTCGCAAGATGTTGTGCTCTCGGCCTTCAGATCGCTTAACTGCTCATGAAGTTCTCT GTCATCCTTGGATTTGTGAAAATGGTGTTGCTCCTGATAGGGCACTAGATCCAGCCGTTCTTTCTCGTTTGAAGCAGTTCTCTGCAATGAATAAGTTGAAGAAAATGGCTTTGCGG GTTATAGCCGAAAGCCTGTCCGAAGAGGAAATAGCTGGTCTGAGGGAAATGTTTAAGGCAATGGATACTGATAACAGTGGTGCAATAACATTTGATGAACTGAAAGCCGGTTTAAGAAAGTTTGGTTCCACATTAAAAGATATAGAGATACGAGACCTTATGGATGCG GCTGATGTAGACAACAGTGGGACAATTGATTATGGGGAATTTGTAGCTGCTACTATTCATCTGAACAAGCTCGAAAGAGAGGAACACCTTGTGGCCGCATTCCAGTATTTTGACAAAGATGGAAGTGGATATATAACCGTTGATGAACTTCAACAAGCTTGTGCAGATCACAATATGACTGACTTTCTTGTGGAGGATATCATCAAAGAAGTTGACCAAGATAAC GATGGAAGGATTGACTATGGGGAATTTGTTGCCATGATGACAAAAGGAAATGCAGGAGTTGGAAGAAGAACAATGCGCAACAGTCTGAATATGAGCATGAGAGACGCACCAGGGGCTGTCTTCTAA
- the LOC139886380 gene encoding calcium-dependent protein kinase 26 isoform X2 — translation MGNTCRGSFGIKDTPGGLINKPEDQNPSSVLSNNSSLDYNSPTSLISQQLIAQEYSKDPKPTLLPVVPKKDNNTMSRSNQAYYVLGHKTENIRDVYTLGQKLGQGQFGTTYLCTEIATGIDYACKSISKRKLISKEDLEDVRREIQIMHHLAGHKNIVTIKGAYEDQLYVHIVMEVCNGGELFDRIIQRGHYSERKAAELTKIIVGVVEACHSLGVMHRDLKPENFLLVNKDDDFSLKAIDFGLSVFFKPGQIFTDVVGSPYYVAPEVLLKHYGPEADVWTAGVILYILLSGVPPFWAETQQGIFDAVLKGYIDFDSDPWPLISDSAKDLIRKMLCSRPSDRLTAHEVLCHPWICENGVAPDRALDPAVLSRLKQFSAMNKLKKMALRVIAESLSEEEIAGLREMFKAMDTDNSGAITFDELKAGLRKFGSTLKDIEIRDLMDAADVDNSGTIDYGEFVAATIHLNKLEREEHLVAAFRYFDKDGSGYITVDELQQACADHNMTDFLVEDIIKEVDQDNDGRIDYGEFVAMMTKGNAGVGRRTMRNSLNMSMRDAPGALL, via the exons ATGGGCAATACATGCCGTGGATCTTTTGGAATAAAAGACACGCCGGGGGGCTTAATTAATAAGCCTGAAGATCAAAATCCATCTTCCGTTTTATCTAACAACTCCTCTTTGGATTACAACTCACCCACTAGTTTAATATCTCAACAACTTATAGCCCAAGAATATTCAAAGGATCCCAAACCCACCCTACTACCTGTTGTTCCCAAGAAAGATAACAATACCATGAGCCGTTCGAATCAAGCTTATTACGTTCTTGGTCATAAGACCGAAAACATTCGTGATGTGTACACGTTAGGTCAAAAGTTAGGACAGGGTCAATTCGGTACTACGTATTTGTGCACTGAGATTGCAACTGGAATAGATTATGCTTGTAAATCGATATCAAAACGTAAGTTGATCTCGAAAGAGGATTTGGAGGATGTTAGGAGAGAGATTCAGATAATGCACCATTTGGCAGGACACAAGAACATAGTGACGATTAAGGGTGCGTATGAGGATCAATTGTACGTTCATATTGTTATGGAAGTCTGCAATGGAGGAGAATTGTTTGACAGGATCATACAGAGAGGACATTATAGTGAGAGGAAGGCTGCTGAGCTCACAAAAATCATTGTTGGTGTTGTTGAAGCATGCCACTCCCTTGGGGTTATGCACAgagatttaaaaccagaaaatttCTTGTTGGTTAACAAAGATGATGATTTCTCCCTCAAGGCCATTGATTTTGGACTATCTGTTTTCTTCAAACCAG GTCAAATTTTCACAGACGTGGTAGGAAGCCCGTATTATGTGGCACCTGAAGTACTTTTGAAGCATTATGGTCCAGAAGCAGATGTATGGACTGCAGGGGTGATACTTTACATACTACTCAGTGGTGTGCCTCCGTTTTGGGCtg AAACACAACAGGGGATATTTGACGCAGTTTTGAAGGGATACATAGACTTTGATTCAGACCCATGGCCCCTTATATCTGACAGTGCAAAGGATCTAATTCGCAAGATGTTGTGCTCTCGGCCTTCAGATCGCTTAACTGCTCATGAAGTTCTCT GTCATCCTTGGATTTGTGAAAATGGTGTTGCTCCTGATAGAGCACTGGATCCAGCTGTTCTTTCTCGTTTAAAGCAGTTCTCTGCAATGAATAAGTTGAAGAAAATGGCTTTGCGG GTTATAGCCGAAAGCCTGTCCGAAGAGGAAATAGCTGGTCTGAGGGAAATGTTTAAGGCAATGGATACTGATAACAGTGGTGCAATAACATTTGATGAACTGAAAGCTGGTTTAAGAAAGTTTGGTTCCACATTAAAAGATATAGAGATACGTGACCTTATGGATGCG GCTGATGTAGATAACAGTGGGACAATTGATTATGGGGAATTTGTAGCTGCTACTATTCATCTGAACAAGCTCGAAAGAGAGGAACACCTTGTGGCTGCATTCCGGTATTTTGACAAAGATGGAAGTGGATATATAACGGTTGATGAACTTCAGCAAGCTTGTGCAGATCACAATATGACTGATTTTCTTGTGGAGGATATCATCAAAGAAGTTGACCAAGATAAC GATGGAAGGATTGACTATGGGGAATTTGTGGCCATGATGACGAAAGGAAATGCAGGAGTTGGAAGAAGAACAATGCGCAACAGTCTGAATATGAGCATGAGAGACGCACCAGGGGCTCTCTTGTAA
- the LOC139886380 gene encoding calcium-dependent protein kinase 26 isoform X1 → MGNTCRGSFGIKDTPGGLINKPEDQNPSSVLSNNSSLDYNSPTSLISQQLIAQEYSKDPKPTLLPVVPKKDNNTMSRSNQAYYVLGHKTENIRDVYTLGQKLGQGQFGTTYLCTEIATGIDYACKSISKRKLISKEDLEDVRREIQIMHHLAGHKNIVTIKGAYEDQLYVHIVMEVCNGGELFDRIIQRGHYSERKAAELTKIIVGVVEACHSLGVMHRDLKPENFLLVNKDDDFSLKAIDFGLSVFFKPGQIFTDVVGSPYYVAPEVLLKHYGPEADVWTAGVILYILLSGVPPFWAETQQGIFDAVLKGYIDFDSDPWPLISDSAKDLIRKMLCSRPSDRLTAHEVLCHPWICENGVAPDRALDPAVLSRLKQFSAMNKLKKMALRVIAESLSEEEIAGLREMFKAMDTDNSGAITFDELKAGLRKFGSTLKDIEIRDLMDAVRLIVSYLGHEIVHVFNLLMRHVDVPQADVDNSGTIDYGEFVAATIHLNKLEREEHLVAAFRYFDKDGSGYITVDELQQACADHNMTDFLVEDIIKEVDQDNDGRIDYGEFVAMMTKGNAGVGRRTMRNSLNMSMRDAPGALL, encoded by the exons ATGGGCAATACATGCCGTGGATCTTTTGGAATAAAAGACACGCCGGGGGGCTTAATTAATAAGCCTGAAGATCAAAATCCATCTTCCGTTTTATCTAACAACTCCTCTTTGGATTACAACTCACCCACTAGTTTAATATCTCAACAACTTATAGCCCAAGAATATTCAAAGGATCCCAAACCCACCCTACTACCTGTTGTTCCCAAGAAAGATAACAATACCATGAGCCGTTCGAATCAAGCTTATTACGTTCTTGGTCATAAGACCGAAAACATTCGTGATGTGTACACGTTAGGTCAAAAGTTAGGACAGGGTCAATTCGGTACTACGTATTTGTGCACTGAGATTGCAACTGGAATAGATTATGCTTGTAAATCGATATCAAAACGTAAGTTGATCTCGAAAGAGGATTTGGAGGATGTTAGGAGAGAGATTCAGATAATGCACCATTTGGCAGGACACAAGAACATAGTGACGATTAAGGGTGCGTATGAGGATCAATTGTACGTTCATATTGTTATGGAAGTCTGCAATGGAGGAGAATTGTTTGACAGGATCATACAGAGAGGACATTATAGTGAGAGGAAGGCTGCTGAGCTCACAAAAATCATTGTTGGTGTTGTTGAAGCATGCCACTCCCTTGGGGTTATGCACAgagatttaaaaccagaaaatttCTTGTTGGTTAACAAAGATGATGATTTCTCCCTCAAGGCCATTGATTTTGGACTATCTGTTTTCTTCAAACCAG GTCAAATTTTCACAGACGTGGTAGGAAGCCCGTATTATGTGGCACCTGAAGTACTTTTGAAGCATTATGGTCCAGAAGCAGATGTATGGACTGCAGGGGTGATACTTTACATACTACTCAGTGGTGTGCCTCCGTTTTGGGCtg AAACACAACAGGGGATATTTGACGCAGTTTTGAAGGGATACATAGACTTTGATTCAGACCCATGGCCCCTTATATCTGACAGTGCAAAGGATCTAATTCGCAAGATGTTGTGCTCTCGGCCTTCAGATCGCTTAACTGCTCATGAAGTTCTCT GTCATCCTTGGATTTGTGAAAATGGTGTTGCTCCTGATAGAGCACTGGATCCAGCTGTTCTTTCTCGTTTAAAGCAGTTCTCTGCAATGAATAAGTTGAAGAAAATGGCTTTGCGG GTTATAGCCGAAAGCCTGTCCGAAGAGGAAATAGCTGGTCTGAGGGAAATGTTTAAGGCAATGGATACTGATAACAGTGGTGCAATAACATTTGATGAACTGAAAGCTGGTTTAAGAAAGTTTGGTTCCACATTAAAAGATATAGAGATACGTGACCTTATGGATGCGGTAAGGTTGATCGTTTCTTACTTAGGCCATGAAATTGTTCATGTATTTAATCTGCTGATGCGTCATGTGGATGTTCCTCAGGCTGATGTAGATAACAGTGGGACAATTGATTATGGGGAATTTGTAGCTGCTACTATTCATCTGAACAAGCTCGAAAGAGAGGAACACCTTGTGGCTGCATTCCGGTATTTTGACAAAGATGGAAGTGGATATATAACGGTTGATGAACTTCAGCAAGCTTGTGCAGATCACAATATGACTGATTTTCTTGTGGAGGATATCATCAAAGAAGTTGACCAAGATAAC GATGGAAGGATTGACTATGGGGAATTTGTGGCCATGATGACGAAAGGAAATGCAGGAGTTGGAAGAAGAACAATGCGCAACAGTCTGAATATGAGCATGAGAGACGCACCAGGGGCTCTCTTGTAA
- the LOC139886382 gene encoding calcium-dependent protein kinase 26-like isoform X1: MGNTCRGSFGIKDTPGGLINKPEDQNPSSVLSNNNSLDYNSPTSLISQQLIAQEYSKDPKPTLLPVVLKKDNNTMSRSNQAYYVLGHKTENIRDVYTLGQKLGQGQFGTTYLCTEIATGIDYACKSISKRKLISKEDLEDVRREIQIMHHLAGHKNIVTIKGAYEDQLYVHIVMEVCNGGELFDRIIQRGHYSERKAAELTKIIVGVVEACHSLGVMHRDLKPENFLLVNKDDDFSLKAIDFGLSVFFKPGQIFTDVVGSPYYVAPEVLLKHYGPEADVWTAGVILYILLSGVPPFWAETQQGIFDAVLKGYIDFDSDPWPLISDSAKDLIRKMLCSRPSDRLTAHEVLCHPWICENGVAPDRALDPAVLSRLKQFSAMNKLKKMALRVIAESLSEEEIAGLREMFKAMDTDNSGAITFDELKAGLRKFGSTLKDIEIRDLMDAVRLTVSYLRHEIVHVFNLLMMCHVDVPQADVDNSGTIDYGEFVAATIHLNKLEREEHLVAAFQYFDKDGSGYITVDELQQACADHNMTDFLVEDIIKEVDQDNDGRIDYGEFVAMMTKGNAGVGRRTMRNSLNMSMRDAPGAVF, from the exons ATGGGCAATACATGCCGTGGATCTTTTGGAATAAAAGACACACCGGGGGGCTTAATTAATAAGCCTGAAGATCAAAATCCATCTTCCGTTTTATCTAACAACAACTCTTTGGATTACAACTCACCCACTAGTTTAATATCTCAACAACTTATAGCCCAAGAATATTCAAAGGATCCCAAACCCACCCTACTACCTGTTGTTCTCAAGAAAGATAACAATACCATGAGCCGTTCGAATCAAGCTTATTACGTTCTTGGTCATAAGACTGAAAACATTCGTGATGTGTACACGTTAGGTCAAAAGTTAGGACAGGGTCAATTCGGTACTACGTATTTGTGCACCGAGATTGCAACGGGAATAGATTATGCTTGTAAATCAATATCAAAACGTAAGTTGATCTCGAAAGAGGATTTGGAGGATGTTAGGAGAGAGATTCAGATAATGCACCATTTGGCAGGACACAAGAACATAGTGACGATTAAGGGTGCGTATGAGGATCAATTGTACGTTCATATTGTTATGGAAGTCTGCAATGGAGGAGAATTGTTTGACAGGATCATACAGAGAGGACATTATAGTGAGAGGAAGGCTGCTGAGCTCACAAAAATCATTGTTGGTGTTGTTGAAGCATGCCACTCCCTTGGGGTTATGCACAgagatttaaaaccagaaaatttCTTGTTGGTTAACAAAGATGATGATTTCTCCCTTAAGGCCATTGATTTTGGACTATCTGTTTTCTTCAAGCCAG GTCAAATTTTCACAGATGTGGTAGGAAGCCCGTATTATGTGGCACCTGAAGTACTTTTGAAGCATTATGGTCCAGAAGCAGATGTATGGACTGCAGGGGTGATACTTTACATACTACTCAGTGGTGTGCCTCCATTTTGGGctg AAACACAACAGGGGATATTTGACGCAGTTTTGAAGGGATACATAGATTTTGATTCAGACCCGTGGCCCCTTATATCCGACAGTGCAAAGGATCTGATTCGCAAGATGTTGTGCTCTCGGCCTTCAGATCGCTTAACTGCTCATGAAGTTCTCT GTCATCCTTGGATTTGTGAAAATGGTGTTGCTCCTGATAGGGCACTAGATCCAGCCGTTCTTTCTCGTTTGAAGCAGTTCTCTGCAATGAATAAGTTGAAGAAAATGGCTTTGCGG GTTATAGCCGAAAGCCTGTCCGAAGAGGAAATAGCTGGTCTGAGGGAAATGTTTAAGGCAATGGATACTGATAACAGTGGTGCAATAACATTTGATGAACTGAAAGCCGGTTTAAGAAAGTTTGGTTCCACATTAAAAGATATAGAGATACGAGACCTTATGGATGCGGTAAGGTTGACTGTTTCTTACTTACGCCATGAAATTGTTCATGTATTTAATCTGCTAATGATGTGTCATGTGGATGTTCCTCAGGCTGATGTAGACAACAGTGGGACAATTGATTATGGGGAATTTGTAGCTGCTACTATTCATCTGAACAAGCTCGAAAGAGAGGAACACCTTGTGGCCGCATTCCAGTATTTTGACAAAGATGGAAGTGGATATATAACCGTTGATGAACTTCAACAAGCTTGTGCAGATCACAATATGACTGACTTTCTTGTGGAGGATATCATCAAAGAAGTTGACCAAGATAAC GATGGAAGGATTGACTATGGGGAATTTGTTGCCATGATGACAAAAGGAAATGCAGGAGTTGGAAGAAGAACAATGCGCAACAGTCTGAATATGAGCATGAGAGACGCACCAGGGGCTGTCTTCTAA